The following proteins are encoded in a genomic region of Arcobacter cloacae:
- a CDS encoding complex I subunit 4 family protein produces MSSDILSFIIFLPAVVAFGLMLTTRDINTIRNIAFLTTTVILALVLKIYVEFEPSSGMQFVTNIPWIETYGINYYIGLDGFSLTILMMIAILIPSSYLLLWEGKTKGYWINMLLVQSGVTGTLLSLDVVLFYFFWEVMLLPVFLLIGLYGFGNKVFTTIKVTVYTMAGSLLMFIAILYLGVAYNNEFGHWSFAYDKLMTISTLDHNAKIWLFLAFLAAFAIKIPIFPLHTWIMETYKNAPTGAVFLLSSIMAKLGVYAIVRFMIPIFPDIYVEFSTWFVAVGLFGLIYFGIAALMQDDIKRMFAYSSASHLSFIAAGIFSLNSYGINGALYLIIAHAIATGALFLLVGLMQEQTGFKTIKDLGGIAKKAPIFTFIFAIMLFANVGLPGTNGFVSELLIIFGIYEFNKGLGYVAALTVIIGATYMLWMFQRAILQDRPEGSSELVMRDLKIKEIIGLIPWVILVFLMGFYPEVFINKFEPTVTHYLNDILQIGATK; encoded by the coding sequence ATGAGCTCAGATATACTTTCATTTATAATATTTTTGCCTGCTGTTGTTGCTTTTGGATTAATGCTTACAACAAGAGATATAAATACAATTAGAAATATTGCTTTTTTAACTACAACTGTTATTCTTGCTTTAGTATTAAAAATATATGTTGAGTTTGAACCAAGTTCTGGAATGCAATTTGTTACAAATATTCCATGGATTGAAACATATGGAATTAATTATTATATTGGATTAGATGGTTTTTCTCTAACTATTTTAATGATGATTGCAATACTTATTCCAAGTTCTTATTTATTATTATGGGAAGGTAAAACTAAAGGTTATTGGATAAATATGCTTCTAGTTCAATCAGGAGTTACTGGAACTTTATTATCTTTAGATGTTGTTTTATTTTACTTCTTTTGGGAAGTTATGCTTTTACCTGTATTTTTATTAATCGGTCTTTATGGATTTGGAAACAAAGTATTTACGACAATTAAAGTTACTGTTTATACAATGGCTGGTTCTCTTCTTATGTTTATTGCTATCTTATATCTAGGGGTTGCATACAATAATGAATTTGGTCATTGGTCATTTGCTTATGATAAATTAATGACAATATCAACTCTTGACCATAATGCAAAGATTTGGTTATTTTTAGCCTTTCTTGCAGCATTTGCTATAAAAATTCCAATTTTTCCACTTCATACTTGGATTATGGAAACATATAAAAATGCTCCAACTGGTGCTGTTTTTTTACTTTCATCAATTATGGCAAAATTAGGAGTTTATGCAATTGTTAGATTTATGATTCCAATTTTTCCAGATATTTATGTTGAATTTTCTACTTGGTTTGTAGCAGTTGGTTTATTTGGATTAATCTATTTTGGAATTGCTGCTCTTATGCAAGATGATATAAAAAGAATGTTTGCATATTCATCAGCTTCTCACTTAAGTTTCATAGCTGCTGGAATTTTTTCATTAAACTCTTATGGAATAAATGGTGCTTTATATCTAATAATTGCTCATGCAATTGCAACAGGAGCATTATTTTTACTTGTAGGTTTAATGCAAGAACAAACTGGATTTAAAACAATAAAAGACTTAGGTGGAATTGCTAAAAAAGCACCTATTTTTACATTTATTTTTGCCATTATGTTATTTGCAAATGTTGGACTTCCAGGAACAAATGGATTTGTATCAGAACTTTTAATAATTTTTGGAATCTATGAGTTTAATAAGGGTTTAGGATATGTTGCTGCATTAACAGTTATCATTGGAGCTACTTATATGTTATGGATGTTTCAAAGAGCGATTTTACAAGATAGACCTGAGGGTTCAAGTGAGCTTGTAATGAGAGACTTAAAAATCAAAGAGATAATTGGTCTTATTCCTTGGGTAATTTTGGTATTTTTAATGGGATTCTATCCAGAAGTTTTTATAAATAAATTTGAGCCAACAGTTACTCATTATTTAAATGATATTTTACAAATCGGAGCAACAAAATGA